The following DNA comes from Luteolibacter flavescens.
CTTCAGTGATTGACGACTCGCGCTCCTGATACGACCACCAGAAATCCGTGGGGAAGATCTGCCACCAATTCCATCCACAACCGAAACGAAGCCAGAGAACGGCCCGAGCCAGGCAATTCTTTGACATCACGTGTCCGATGCGAATGACACGGTCGCAATCTGCCGCGATAAGTTTCTTCATCTCCGGAAGCTGCCCACCAACGGAGCTGGTGCGCACCAGTGCCAGATTGATCGTGAATGTCCGATAAGGGTTTTTAACCGACTTTTGCAGCTCCACGACTTCCCAAATTCCTGCGGCTTCAGATGGGCGGACGAAGACATGGGCTGACGTACGGGCAAAGTCATTCGCCGACGCCCAAGGAACAGCTACCTTCTCGACTGCTTTTCGAAAGAGCGATTGGCGCGCCATGGGATTGCTTCGGTCGCCACAGCATGCAGCTTCCGAGCGACTGGATGCAAGAGACGGCGTTCTGAAAAATCTCAGCTCCAGTTTAGAACCCCGGTGACATTCAGCCTGCCACTGTAACCATATACTACTATATTTACAGTAGATATCATCCGTGAAGCCGGCATCTTTCACCACTTCGGGCGGAATGAATTCCGCTTTCCCAGTAAAAATCCGGCGGCGGGTGGG
Coding sequences within:
- a CDS encoding DUF4304 domain-containing protein; the encoded protein is MPPPPGGIESSPHPAPGPTRRRIFTGKAEFIPPEVVKDAGFTDDIYCKYSSIWLQWQAECHRGSKLELRFFRTPSLASSRSEAACCGDRSNPMARQSLFRKAVEKVAVPWASANDFARTSAHVFVRPSEAAGIWEVVELQKSVKNPYRTFTINLALVRTSSVGGQLPEMKKLIAADCDRVIRIGHVMSKNCLARAVLWLRFGCGWNWWQIFPTDFWWSYQERESSITEAMDNALSHAADHGFRWLREAVDEM